A stretch of DNA from Danio rerio strain Tuebingen ecotype United States chromosome 10, GRCz12tu, whole genome shotgun sequence:
TTGAGTCACGATGGGATGTGGTGTCTTTTTCAAATTGCCATTCATTTGACTTGgaggtaattcattcatttaaagatTTCGCTAACGTTAAGTTCTTGAAACATTGGTGTATTTGTAAGGATTGTCAACACAGATTTGTATAGCTTGAAGATCAAGAGTTGAGGAGTCTGATTGAGTCAAACTGTCTATCTAGGGAGAATCTGCCTGATGGGTAAGCATGTAGTGTTGGTGCGACAGGAGAATGAGAGGGTTCAATTGCCACCGCTAGTCCtctaggagagagagagaaactgatAGAGAAAGCCCACGCATGAGTTGCATAGTTGAAAGAAGGGATGTGGTCTCTCGGACAAAACCATTCATATGCAGCATTAAACTAAAACCCGAGCCTGTGCACTCGCGCTCCTCTTGATCACTGCCCATTATGTACAGCATTTCAAAGTAAAGCTTTCATAACACCCATTTGCATATTTGTACCTTACATTTTTTTCCTCAATCAGAGAAACACACCAACGTTGCACATATCTACAATGTATTGAGGTACCTGTACATTCCAAAACAACCCCTTGACCGTGTTTGAGATCTACACTTGTCCACTTGCTCAGTGTCCTGTAAATGTATAAGAATACACACCAATGGAGGAGCAGACAGGGCTAAAAGAGCGTGTAAAATCCCAGTCTTTTGTACAAAAAGCAAACGCAACACAGAAACCAACGCACAGTCTATACACAGATATGATACAGCCTCAAGTGCTCGCTTCTGAGGTCTCATCGGGCCTcgatgtctttgtgtgtgtgtgaagggggTCTGTCTCTGATGTCAGGCCCGAGTGGTGTAGTCCGTCTGGGGGACGACGAGCGTGCGCCTAGGGTCGGGATTAGAGGGGGCGGAGCACTGAGTGATGCGGTGGGAGGGGTTTTGTTGAGGATGCCGTTCTGGGCAGCGGCGGCCACAGCAGAGGAAGGACTAACACGAGGGTAGTGCATGCTGGGAAGTCCGGGGGCCATGAGGCCGGGGTGCGGGAGATGTCCATCTAGAACAGGGTGATGCATGGGGTGCAGACGGCCCTGCTCATAGTCCTCTCGGAGCAGGTGCAAGCGCTCCCTCTCTTCTAAATGTGCCCGCTCTTGTTCCCGCCGCTGTTCTAGGGTTAGTACGTGAGGGTGATCTCGGTTAAAGTCATGAGGCTCGCGGTCCCGGTATGAGCGCTCTGCTTCGTACAGCCGAGGCGCTGCTAACCGGTGCAGAGGGTCATTCCGTAGGAGAAGTTCCCGAGCTAATGGATCCCTTCGATGGATGTCCAGTCCTCGGTAAGGGTCCCTCATGGGATCCCAGTGAAACGCGGGATAGGGAAACCTCTCTGCCCCTGGGATGGCACTGATGCCCATGAAGGGCGCCACCATACGAGTCCTCTCCAAACTACTGATGCTGTTTATGGGGTGCATGCTGGCCATGCCCATGGGCACTGGCATTGAGGATGGAGGGTGTAgagcagcaggaggaggaggCGCTTGTGGTGTAGATCTTTGCTCCGGCGATCTCTCCGTGGGACCGTCCTGTTCCTCCTTACGCTCTTCTTTTACCTTCACCTCACTGTTTTTCTTCTCATAAGTGATTTCGGCTTTTTTCTCCAGAATGTCTCGAGTCAGGCCGCCGTTCACCCGATCCATGCCGCCAGGCCGCATGTAGGGTGATGCTGTAATCCGATTGGCTGGTTTGTCTTCAGAAACGCGGCCGTCATGGATGACGGGAGTGTCCTTGTCACTGTGATGATTCTCCTTCAGCTTGTGTTCGTCTGTGTTAGAGTCTTTCCAGTCTGAGTGCTCTCGATCTCTCTCACGATCTTTGGGTTTGTCCTTGTCTTTGTCCCGAGGCTCGCTGGAAGAGATGTGGTTTCGGGATGGCTCAGATGGACGGGTGTGACCTAATAGAGTGAGGGGATTAACAGGAAGTGGGGATTGGTGATTTTGGTGCCTCTTTTCCACAGGTTCCCTAGAGGTATATAAAAAAGACCATTACTATACGGCAAATGATTATGTGCTCACCTTTCCGGGTTTGTATTTGGTAATGATGCTACTGTTAATAATTGTCATCTCTCTGTACAACTATAAGAGTGTATGTGAAAATGCTGACATCTTGTGTATTACATGTTCAGTTTATCCTGTAGGCATGTGCCAGTACTTCACAACTAAAACTATATATCGTTTTTTACAAGGTGGCATCACAAACTACTGACCTAAAATGCACAAAACTAGTCATTTTTATAATGTTGTCAGTAAAAAAGTGTAAAACCAGACAGGTAATATGTTCCACACTGTGTAATTAAAAGATTTGGAgaaacttattttattcaacataagGGAGGCTGAATTCTAAACATATTTTCTAGGTAGACCAGAAGATCTAAATAAAAATTgaagattaaaacatgacctctctggacagaagtttaaaacatggaccaatcgcttgtttgtttttaaagtccAATCATCTtgcttaatcccgccccttttcacagcaccgtacgacagaattttgcacgcACAAACTCTGATGTGGCCGCAGCATTAATCACATTGTAATGATTAAGTCTAGCTGCAGTACAAATGTGAATAATCCTTAAACAAATCAGCCttacacataaaacaattcaCTAGCTAAAGCATATCTAACTCTTGACAAATGATGTGTTGATTAGTGTGTTGTTATAATCCACACACCGTTCTTTATCATCCTTGTTGACTGATGAGTCCCTCTTGTCCAGgtcccgctctctctctctgtcccgcTCTCGTTCTCTCTCATGTGAGCTGACTGAAGCGCTGCGCTCTGATTCTCCAGGTTTGAGCCAGGGCGGTGGAGTGGGGAAGGATGGCGGTGTGCGATGGAGTCTGTTCCATGGCTCGTGAGGGCCGCTGAAGTGCTGTTGTGCGCTGGGTGAATCTTTGTGGCCAAACACAGAGTTGGATGCTAGGAGAATGAAACAatgaaattaattagatttttttattttattttgcttcatgCGGAGCAAAATATCAGACACTCTTTTATCAGACAATCACATAAATTTCCCTCTCTTAAACATTATTAGAATAGCTGACATGTATACAGGGGATGGACAATGAAACTGGCCAATTTGAATGAAACACTAGCCAATTTAGCATTGGAGGTTTCAGCTCTACTGTGACCAAAGAcaagtctttgtgatgtatcaagagccaTGGTATCCAGGGTAATGTTAGCATACCACCAAGAAGGACGAACTATATCCATCAGGAGTAACAGTTGACGCGAGAGAAAAGCCATGTCTAAAAGGATGTCCGGATGCTAACCCAGATTATATCCAAAAGACATGAAAGCACAGTTGCCAAACTCACTGCAGAGTTAAAAGTGTAACCCAATTCTCCTCTTTCACCAAAACTGTTTGTTGGAAGCTCCgcagggtcaatatacatggccgggctgctatagccaaacctttggtcacttgTGCCAGTGCCAAATGTCAGTTTCATTTGTGCCAGCAGTGAAAATCTTGGGCTGTAGATAATGCGAAGTTTGTGAAGCATGTAtggttctctgatgagtccaccttcactgtctttcccacatctagGAGAGTTACAGTGGTCTGTGCTGCAATATAATGGCATTCCTtaggcccaatacttgtgcttGATGTATGGGTCACAGCAAAGGAATACCAAACCATTCTGGAGCACCATGTGCAgccaatggttcaaacattgtttCCTGAAGGTGGCgccgtgtatcaggatgatagtgcaccaatacacacagcaaggcTGGTGACAGAGCGGTTTGATGACCATGAAATGGTCCACCAACATCCCCTAGTGACTTGGCCACTATTCTTCAAGatgaatggctcaaaatccctctagccactgtgcaggacttttatctgtcattcccaagatgaattgatgctgtattggctgcaaaaagAGTCCCTACACCATACTAATAGATTATTGTAGTCTGAAACCAGACGTTTCCATTTCATTGTCCTACCCCTGTACATGTTCTGCATTTCTGAATGATTACAGGTGGACTAAAGAGAACTGTTTAACCAAACAACTGTTTGTGACTAATTGACACTCACCGAGTGCTGGATTTCCCAGACCACCGAAGGCTGCAGTGCTTAATGAGGCCAGACCTCCAAATGAAGGCGGTCTGCTGAAGGGCTctgtcaaaacaaaaccaaagaaTTAGAAAACTGACTGAGCAATTCACCCAACAATTACAGCAAATGCTTACAATAAAGCTAGCTAGTTCACAAATGAACAGATAACCCAACTTGTTTTCTCACTAAGTGTTTAGTATTTCTTAGGCCAGAGGTGTTCATGCAGGGCCACTAATCTGTTCAGATCTAGTAGATATTAAATCTCTGAAACAGCTATCAAtggctacgtttacatggacatcagctATACATGGACATCTCAGTAATTGAATTAActtccttaatctgaataaggcaataatatgattaaagtgtttacatgagttgctttttgaatgtccCTTTtaatgatcccgttttacatgttatactGTAGCATATAATTcaattaacgtcattgtgtcaccaggTTATTctcatttcctctggagtttcatttaattttggatGTTTCATTTGTCGGTATTTATtgtagtttggcactttcactttcattaagGAACATTTCAAGCATGCCCCCCATGACGAACGAAATATTGGATCCGACTATGAACTGTTGGAAGAGTGTTGTTGATACCGCACAGCGTGTGGGAAAAATCTTCCACATTTTGTGGCGCAGGTGTCTGTGGTGCTTTACTGACTTGAtaagtgcagagaatagtgtcaaacactACTGAACTATCCTGTCGCTAAATATTTACTGAATACAGttacagttacagtaaaaaaaaaaaaaaaaacagctatactgcatTCTCTTTACTGTTTTGGTCGTGCCACGCAGTGGGGGAAATGTCACCTTGGATGGCGAATCTAGCCAtaaaaagcatcaactgctatagcttggagaaggggtatacgtgtgtgtggatttAGGTTATACACTTTTCATCTCCAGgcagaaaaaaaatcctcaataggtttgaggaatggagaatgAATATGGAGGAAGATAGACAACTAAAAAACATGGGTGGGCAGTGaaccagttatgaaccagatgagctctgatttctaaattgcaatcctgtgtgacaggtgtttactcatgtgatgagttagtatgcaaagtaggacaactgactttacaattgtgaatgacagtgtgctCCTCGTAAAAACAAAATTctttctgcatgaaaattgtgcaaaatgcagagaattgtgtgtagtgttttaaaaaaaaaagtgtgcttaaacctgcaatttgagtgtaaagcaggaattgtgcttgtagtttagcagaattggttccgggtgttggtgcatcagttacatgttgtagtcattgtgtctgaagtacaagtaattgtgtgtaaacaattggaaaaaactgtgACAGGTGTGCAGTGACACCTAGTGGAGGAGCAGGAAGACAGCTTGTAGGTTTACCTAAATGAGGTGCTGGAGTAAGAAAGTTGCTAGGATGATGTGGAGGGTGTCCGAAAGGTGCAGCTGCGGGATGCGTGGACCCTGGAAGACAGAAAACAATAAAATTGGTTACAACTTTTGAGCAAGTCACCCAGCTACATCATAATAGGTTTAAAAAACTTCCTTAATAGATATTGAGagaagtaaaataacagatattacaCTGCAAACATGATAAAACCAGAATGCTTGCAGAATGAAATGCCCAGTATATTTCATTATAGTATAACATGACTGGTATTTTAAGAATAATGGAAtacagtgatatatatatatatatatatatatatatatatatatatatatatatatatatatatatatatatatatatatatatatatatatatattatgtgacTATAGTGAGACTATATCTGtggtgcagtaaaaaaaaaaatactgtattagtaATATTGAAACTAAACTCTTAACTCTCTCTGGATAGTCCACTCACCTGCTGCTGAGAAAAGTGATGCAGGTCGTGCCAGGTCATGAGGGTGATGTATGGCTCCAAAAAGAGTGGGGCCTGGAGGTCGACTTAGGAATTCCGGTTTGAGGCCAAAGTCCAGTTTGTGTGGGTCAACCTGCATCTGCTGCTGGAGAAGGCAAGACACGAGAGAGAACATATGTGATACCTCTCATAATAAGTTTGTCAGTAAAGTAGGTTGTACTATATTCTGTTTACATTTCAGgatttctcagtagcagaagtcgtCATATTTGgtt
This window harbors:
- the auts2a gene encoding autism susceptibility gene 2 protein isoform X14; protein product: MIKSSWFYVKFKYNEKLKPGQNNCKDSDSESVSGESKPSIRSSSRDRLTDCDSESDQEDKGSDASSEKLFSTAAVKVPDFSVDTLSTNASQELRGLGIPKVSGLERSQEKSQETSREISSATPPLVPTSHPKPPLPAPLHLQPPPSSRGLPLPSRPAQTQNPCPERTLRPLSPPIALPQSQGQELSQAPPHQSQHPPESPSHPKPPRTPSIYHHPPSPALPAQQNPTQPVQHRPPSRCHQRPISAYSGSLTLNGLSSSRSSTPGKPPGPSPAPHLHHHQPAPTGASASFPLPLSANPTASHTFPPSLPSSTLPHHTNMFASPAALPPPPPLTSNTLPVPGHPAGSAYSEQDILRQELNTRFLASQSADRGASLGPPPYLRTEFHQHQHQHQHQHQHTHQHTHQHTFTPFPHAIMPTPAPPMVRTPARNFEKYPTKVDPFYRHSLFHSYPPAVSGIPPVIPPTGPFGSLQGAFQPKTSNPLDVAARPGAVPHTLLQKDPRLTDPFRPVLRKPGKWCAMHVHIAWQIYHHQQKVKQQMQVDPHKLDFGLKPEFLSRPPGPTLFGAIHHPHDLARPASLFSAAGSTHPAAAPFGHPPHHPSNFLTPAPHLEPFSRPPSFGGLASLSTAAFGGLGNPALASNSVFGHKDSPSAQQHFSGPHEPWNRLHRTPPSFPTPPPWLKPGESERSASVSSHERERERDRERERDLDKRDSSVNKDDKEREPVEKRHQNHQSPLPVNPLTLLGHTRPSEPSRNHISSSEPRDKDKDKPKDRERDREHSDWKDSNTDEHKLKENHHSDKDTPVIHDGRVSEDKPANRITASPYMRPGGMDRVNGGLTRDILEKKAEITYEKKNSEVKVKEERKEEQDGPTERSPEQRSTPQAPPPPAALHPPSSMPVPMGMASMHPINSISSLERTRMVAPFMGISAIPGAERFPYPAFHWDPMRDPYRGLDIHRRDPLARELLLRNDPLHRLAAPRLYEAERSYRDREPHDFNRDHPHVLTLEQRREQERAHLEERERLHLLREDYEQGRLHPMHHPVLDGHLPHPGLMAPGLPSMHYPRVSPSSAVAAAAQNGILNKTPPTASLSAPPPLIPTLGARSSSPRRTTPLGPDIRDRPPSHTHKDIEAR
- the auts2a gene encoding autism susceptibility gene 2 protein isoform X26; its protein translation is MVPDFSVDTLSTNASQELRGLGIPKVSGLERSQEKSQETSREISSATPPLVPTSHPKPPLPAPLHLQPPPSSRGLPLPSRPAQTQNPCPERTLRPLSPPIALPQSQGQELSQAPPHQSQHPPESPSHPKPPRTPSIYHHPPSPALPAQQNPTQPVQHRPPSRCHQRPISAYSGSLTLNGLSSSRSSTPGKPPGPSPAPHLHHHQPAPTGASASFPLPLSANPTASHTFPPSLPSSTLPHHTNMFASPAALPPPPPLTSNTLPVPGHPAGSAYSEQDILRQELNTRFLASQSADRGASLGPPPYLRTEFHQHQHQHQHQHQHTHQHTHQHTFTPFPHAIMPTPAPPMFEKYPTKVDPFYRHSLFHSYPPAVSGIPPVIPPTGPFGSLQGAFQPKTSNPLDVAARPGAVPHTLLQKDPRLTDPFRPVLRKPGKWCAMHVHIAWQIYHHQQKVKQQMQVDPHKLDFGLKPEFLSRPPGPTLFGAIHHPHDLARPASLFSAAGSTHPAAAPFGHPPHHPSNFLTPAPHLEPFSRPPSFGGLASLSTAAFGGLGNPALASNSVFGHKDSPSAQQHFSGPHEPWNRLHRTPPSFPTPPPWLKPGESERSASVSSHERERERDRERERDLDKRDSSVNKDDKEREPVEKRHQNHQSPLPVNPLTLLGHTRPSEPSRNHISSSEPRDKDKDKPKDRERDREHSDWKDSNTDEHKLKENHHSDKDTPVIHDGRVSEDKPANRITASPYMRPGGMDRVNGGLTRDILEKKAEITYEKKNSEVKVKEERKEEQDGPTERSPEQRSTPQAPPPPAALHPPSSMPVPMGMASMHPINSISSLERTRMVAPFMGISAIPGAERFPYPAFHWDPMRDPYRGLDIHRRDPLARELLLRNDPLHRLAAPRLYEAERSYRDREPHDFNRDHPHVLTLEQRREQERAHLEERERLHLLREDYEQGRLHPMHHPVLDGHLPHPGLMAPGLPSMHYPRVSPSSAVAAAAQNGILNKTPPTASLSAPPPLIPTLGARSSSPRRTTPLGPDIRDRPPSHTHKDIEAR
- the auts2a gene encoding autism susceptibility gene 2 protein isoform X20, coding for MIKSSWFYVKFKYNEKLKPGQNNCKDSDSESVSGESKPSIRSSSRDRLTDCDSESDQEDKGSDASSEKLFSTAAVKVPDFSVDTLSTNASQELRGLGIPKVSGLERSQEKSQETSREISSATPPLVPTSHPKPPLPAPLHLQPPPSSRGLPLPSRPAQTQNPCPERTLRPLSPPIALPQSQGQELSQAPPHQSQHPPESPSHPKPPRTPSIYHHPPSPALPAQQNPTQPVQHRPPSRCHQRPISAYSGSLTLNGLSSSRSSTPGKPPGPSPAPHLHHHQPAPTGASASFPLPLSANPTASHTFPPSLPSSTLPHHTNMFASPAALPPPPPLTSNTLPVPGHPAGSAYSEQDILRQELNTRFLASQSADRGASLGPPPYLRTEFHQHQHQHQHQHQHTHQHTHQHTFTPFPHAIMPTPAPPMFEKYPTKVDPFYRHSLFHSYPPAVSGIPPVIPPTGPFGSLQGAFQPKTSNPLDVAARPGAVPHTLLQKDPRLTDPFRPVLRKPGKWCAMHVHIAWQIYHHQQKVKQMQVDPHKLDFGLKPEFLSRPPGPTLFGAIHHPHDLARPASLFSAAGSTHPAAAPFGHPPHHPSNFLTPAPHLEPFSRPPSFGGLASLSTAAFGGLGNPALASNSVFGHKDSPSAQQHFSGPHEPWNRLHRTPPSFPTPPPWLKPGESERSASVSSHERERERDRERERDLDKRDSSVNKDDKEREPVEKRHQNHQSPLPVNPLTLLGHTRPSEPSRNHISSSEPRDKDKDKPKDRERDREHSDWKDSNTDEHKLKENHHSDKDTPVIHDGRVSEDKPANRITASPYMRPGGMDRVNGGLTRDILEKKAEITYEKKNSEVKVKEERKEEQDGPTERSPEQRSTPQAPPPPAALHPPSSMPVPMGMASMHPINSISSLERTRMVAPFMGISAIPGAERFPYPAFHWDPMRDPYRGLDIHRRDPLARELLLRNDPLHRLAAPRLYEAERSYRDREPHDFNRDHPHVLTLEQRREQERAHLEERERLHLLREDYEQGRLHPMHHPVLDGHLPHPGLMAPGLPSMHYPRVSPSSAVAAAAQNGILNKTPPTASLSAPPPLIPTLGARSSSPRRTTPLGPDIRDRPPSHTHKDIEAR
- the auts2a gene encoding autism susceptibility gene 2 protein isoform X30, translating into MFASPAALPPPPPLTSNTLPVPGHPAGSAYSEQDILRQELNTRFLASQSADRGASLGPPPYLRTEFHQHQHQHQHQHQHTHQHTHQHTFTPFPHAIMPTPAPPMVRTPARNFEKYPTKVDPFYRHSLFHSYPPAVSGIPPVIPPTGPFGSLQGAFQPKTSNPLDVAARPGAVPHTLLQKDPRLTDPFRPVLRKPGKWCAMHVHIAWQIYHHQQKVKQQMQVDPHKLDFGLKPEFLSRPPGPTLFGAIHHPHDLARPASLFSAAGSTHPAAAPFGHPPHHPSNFLTPAPHLEPFSRPPSFGGLASLSTAAFGGLGNPALASNSVFGHKDSPSAQQHFSGPHEPWNRLHRTPPSFPTPPPWLKPGESERSASVSSHERERERDRERERDLDKRDSSVNKDDKEREPVEKRHQNHQSPLPVNPLTLLGHTRPSEPSRNHISSSEPRDKDKDKPKDRERDREHSDWKDSNTDEHKLKENHHSDKDTPVIHDGRVSEDKPANRITASPYMRPGGMDRVNGGLTRDILEKKAEITYEKKNSEVKVKEERKEEQDGPTERSPEQRSTPQAPPPPAALHPPSSMPVPMGMASMHPINSISSLERTRMVAPFMGISAIPGAERFPYPAFHWDPMRDPYRGLDIHRRDPLARELLLRNDPLHRLAAPRLYEAERSYRDREPHDFNRDHPHVLTLEQRREQERAHLEERERLHLLREDYEQGRLHPMHHPVLDGHLPHPGLMAPGLPSMHYPRVSPSSAVAAAAQNGILNKTPPTASLSAPPPLIPTLGARSSSPRRTTPLGPDIRDRPPSHTHKDIEAR
- the auts2a gene encoding autism susceptibility gene 2 protein isoform X19 — translated: MIKSSWFYVKFKYNEKLKPGQNNCKDSDSESVSGESKPSIRSSSRDRLTDCDSESDQEDKGSDASSEKLFSTAAVKVPDFSVDTLSTNASQELRGLGIPKVSGLERSQEKSQETSREISSATPPLVPTSHPKPPLPAPLHLQPPPSSRGLPLPSRPAQTQNPCPERTLRPLSPPIALPQSQGQELSQAPPHQSQHPPESPSHPKPPRTPSIYHHPPSPALPAQQNPTQPVQHRPPSRCHQRPISAYSGSLTLNGLSSRSSTPGKPPGPSPAPHLHHHQPAPTGASASFPLPLSANPTASHTFPPSLPSSTLPHHTNMFASPAALPPPPPLTSNTLPVPGHPAGSAYSEQDILRQELNTRFLASQSADRGASLGPPPYLRTEFHQHQHQHQHQHQHTHQHTHQHTFTPFPHAIMPTPAPPMFEKYPTKVDPFYRHSLFHSYPPAVSGIPPVIPPTGPFGSLQGAFQPKTSNPLDVAARPGAVPHTLLQKDPRLTDPFRPVLRKPGKWCAMHVHIAWQIYHHQQKVKQQMQVDPHKLDFGLKPEFLSRPPGPTLFGAIHHPHDLARPASLFSAAGSTHPAAAPFGHPPHHPSNFLTPAPHLEPFSRPPSFGGLASLSTAAFGGLGNPALASNSVFGHKDSPSAQQHFSGPHEPWNRLHRTPPSFPTPPPWLKPGESERSASVSSHERERERDRERERDLDKRDSSVNKDDKEREPVEKRHQNHQSPLPVNPLTLLGHTRPSEPSRNHISSSEPRDKDKDKPKDRERDREHSDWKDSNTDEHKLKENHHSDKDTPVIHDGRVSEDKPANRITASPYMRPGGMDRVNGGLTRDILEKKAEITYEKKNSEVKVKEERKEEQDGPTERSPEQRSTPQAPPPPAALHPPSSMPVPMGMASMHPINSISSLERTRMVAPFMGISAIPGAERFPYPAFHWDPMRDPYRGLDIHRRDPLARELLLRNDPLHRLAAPRLYEAERSYRDREPHDFNRDHPHVLTLEQRREQERAHLEERERLHLLREDYEQGRLHPMHHPVLDGHLPHPGLMAPGLPSMHYPRVSPSSAVAAAAQNGILNKTPPTASLSAPPPLIPTLGARSSSPRRTTPLGPDIRDRPPSHTHKDIEAR
- the auts2a gene encoding autism susceptibility gene 2 protein isoform X24, producing the protein MVPDFSVDTLSTNASQELRGLGIPKVSGLERSQEKSQETSREISSATPPLVPTSHPKPPLPAPLHLQPPPSSRGLPLPSRPAQTQNPCPERTLRPLSPPIALPQSQGQELSQAPPHQSQHPPESPSHPKPPRTPSIYHHPPSPALPAQQNPTQPVQHRPPSRCHQRPISAYSGSLTLNGLSSSRSSTPGKPPGPSPAPHLHHHQPAPTGASASFPLPLSANPTASHTFPPSLPSSTLPHHTNMFASPAALPPPPPLTSNTLPVPGHPAGSAYSEQDILRQELNTRFLASQSADRGASLGPPPYLRTEFHQHQHQHQHQHQHTHQHTHQHTFTPFPHAIMPTPAPPMVRTPARNFEKYPTKVDPFYRHSLFHSYPPAVSGIPPVIPPTGPFGSLQGAFQPKTSNPLDVAARPGAVPHTLLQKDPRLTDPFRPVLRKPGKWCAMHVHIAWQIYHHQQKVKQMQVDPHKLDFGLKPEFLSRPPGPTLFGAIHHPHDLARPASLFSAAGSTHPAAAPFGHPPHHPSNFLTPAPHLEPFSRPPSFGGLASLSTAAFGGLGNPALASNSVFGHKDSPSAQQHFSGPHEPWNRLHRTPPSFPTPPPWLKPGESERSASVSSHERERERDRERERDLDKRDSSVNKDDKEREPVEKRHQNHQSPLPVNPLTLLGHTRPSEPSRNHISSSEPRDKDKDKPKDRERDREHSDWKDSNTDEHKLKENHHSDKDTPVIHDGRVSEDKPANRITASPYMRPGGMDRVNGGLTRDILEKKAEITYEKKNSEVKVKEERKEEQDGPTERSPEQRSTPQAPPPPAALHPPSSMPVPMGMASMHPINSISSLERTRMVAPFMGISAIPGAERFPYPAFHWDPMRDPYRGLDIHRRDPLARELLLRNDPLHRLAAPRLYEAERSYRDREPHDFNRDHPHVLTLEQRREQERAHLEERERLHLLREDYEQGRLHPMHHPVLDGHLPHPGLMAPGLPSMHYPRVSPSSAVAAAAQNGILNKTPPTASLSAPPPLIPTLGARSSSPRRTTPLGPDIRDRPPSHTHKDIEAR
- the auts2a gene encoding autism susceptibility gene 2 protein isoform X18, with the protein product MIKSSWFYVKFKYNEKLKPGQNNCKDSDSESVSGESKPSIRSSSRDRLTDCDSESDQEDKGSDASSEKLFSTAAVKVPDFSVDTLSTNASQELRGLGIPKVSGLERSQEKSQETSREISSATPPLVPTSHPKPPLPAPLHLQPPPSSRGLPLPSRPAQTQNPCPERTLRPLSPPIALPQSQGQELSQAPPHQSQHPPESPSHPKPPRTPSIYHHPPSPALPAQQNPTQPVQHRPPSRCHQRPISAYSGSLTLNGLSSSRSSTPGKPPGPSPAPHLHHHQPAPTGASASFPLPLSANPTASHTFPPSLPSSTLPHHTNMFASPAALPPPPPLTSNTLPVPGHPAGSAYSEQDILRQELNTRFLASQSADRGASLGPPPYLRTEFHQHQHQHQHQHQHTHQHTHQHTFTPFPHAIMPTPAPPMFEKYPTKVDPFYRHSLFHSYPPAVSGIPPVIPPTGPFGSLQGAFQPKTSNPLDVAARPGAVPHTLLQKDPRLTDPFRPVLRKPGKWCAMHVHIAWQIYHHQQKVKQQMQVDPHKLDFGLKPEFLSRPPGPTLFGAIHHPHDLARPASLFSAAGSTHPAAAPFGHPPHHPSNFLTPAPHLEPFSRPPSFGGLASLSTAAFGGLGNPALASNSVFGHKDSPSAQQHFSGPHEPWNRLHRTPPSFPTPPPWLKPGESERSASVSSHERERERDRERERDLDKRDSSVNKDDKEREPVEKRHQNHQSPLPVNPLTLLGHTRPSEPSRNHISSSEPRDKDKDKPKDRERDREHSDWKDSNTDEHKLKENHHSDKDTPVIHDGRVSEDKPANRITASPYMRPGGMDRVNGGLTRDILEKKAEITYEKKNSEVKVKEERKEEQDGPTERSPEQRSTPQAPPPPAALHPPSSMPVPMGMASMHPINSISSLERTRMVAPFMGISAIPGAERFPYPAFHWDPMRDPYRGLDIHRRDPLARELLLRNDPLHRLAAPRLYEAERSYRDREPHDFNRDHPHVLTLEQRREQERAHLEERERLHLLREDYEQGRLHPMHHPVLDGHLPHPGLMAPGLPSMHYPRVSPSSAVAAAAQNGILNKTPPTASLSAPPPLIPTLGARSSSPRRTTPLGPDIRDRPPSHTHKDIEAR
- the auts2a gene encoding autism susceptibility gene 2 protein isoform X21, giving the protein MIKSSWFYVKFKYNEKLKPGQNNCKDSDSESVSGESKPSIRSSSRDRLTDCDSESDQEDKGSDASSEKLFSTAAVKVPDFSVDTLSTNASQELRGLGIPKVSGLERSQEKSQETSREISSATPPLVPTSHPKPPLPAPLHLQPPPSSRGLPLPSRPAQTQNPCPERTLRPLSPPIALPQSQGQELSQAPPHQSQHPPESPSHPKPPRTPSIYHHPPSPALPAQQNPTQPVQHRPPSRCHQRPISAYSGSLTLNGLSSRSSTPGKPPGPSPAPHLHHHQPAPTGASASFPLPLSANPTASHTFPPSLPSSTLPHHTNMFASPAALPPPPPLTSNTLPVPGHPAGSAYSEQDILRQELNTRFLASQSADRGASLGPPPYLRTEFHQHQHQHQHQHQHTHQHTHQHTFTPFPHAIMPTPAPPMFEKYPTKVDPFYRHSLFHSYPPAVSGIPPVIPPTGPFGSLQGAFQPKTSNPLDVAARPGAVPHTLLQKDPRLTDPFRPVLRKPGKWCAMHVHIAWQIYHHQQKVKQMQVDPHKLDFGLKPEFLSRPPGPTLFGAIHHPHDLARPASLFSAAGSTHPAAAPFGHPPHHPSNFLTPAPHLEPFSRPPSFGGLASLSTAAFGGLGNPALASNSVFGHKDSPSAQQHFSGPHEPWNRLHRTPPSFPTPPPWLKPGESERSASVSSHERERERDRERERDLDKRDSSVNKDDKEREPVEKRHQNHQSPLPVNPLTLLGHTRPSEPSRNHISSSEPRDKDKDKPKDRERDREHSDWKDSNTDEHKLKENHHSDKDTPVIHDGRVSEDKPANRITASPYMRPGGMDRVNGGLTRDILEKKAEITYEKKNSEVKVKEERKEEQDGPTERSPEQRSTPQAPPPPAALHPPSSMPVPMGMASMHPINSISSLERTRMVAPFMGISAIPGAERFPYPAFHWDPMRDPYRGLDIHRRDPLARELLLRNDPLHRLAAPRLYEAERSYRDREPHDFNRDHPHVLTLEQRREQERAHLEERERLHLLREDYEQGRLHPMHHPVLDGHLPHPGLMAPGLPSMHYPRVSPSSAVAAAAQNGILNKTPPTASLSAPPPLIPTLGARSSSPRRTTPLGPDIRDRPPSHTHKDIEAR